A part of Jiangella alba genomic DNA contains:
- a CDS encoding winged helix-turn-helix transcriptional regulator, with the protein MPASVRATPDADACSRTDAALTRAFTILGKRWNALVLGSLRTGPAGFRELSRAIDGLSDSVLADRLAELTRNHLVRRRVDEGPPVSVTYELTDHGCALMPALDQISSWAVEHLPPEPAED; encoded by the coding sequence ATGCCCGCGTCGGTTCGCGCCACCCCTGACGCGGACGCCTGCTCTCGTACCGACGCCGCGCTCACCCGGGCGTTCACGATTCTGGGCAAGCGTTGGAACGCCCTGGTCCTGGGCAGTCTGCGCACCGGTCCGGCCGGTTTCCGGGAACTGTCGCGCGCCATCGACGGCCTCAGCGACTCCGTCCTGGCCGATCGCCTCGCCGAGCTGACGCGCAACCACCTCGTCCGCCGCCGGGTCGACGAGGGCCCGCCGGTCTCCGTCACCTACGAGCTCACCGACCACGGCTGCGCCCTCATGCCGGCCCTCGACCAGATCTCCTCCTGGGCCGTCGAGCATCTACCGCCCGAGCCGGCGGAGGACTGA
- a CDS encoding NAD(P)/FAD-dependent oxidoreductase has product MTETPGSRPSVVIVGGGFGGINAAKALDEVADVTLVDPSDTFLHNLASWRALVAPEWLDRIFLPYDRLLAHGRFVRDRVVEADGEGVTLASGERLAADYVVLATGSSYPFPAKTDETDVAVARQRFLAAHDALRGSGHALVIGAGAAGLELAGEIKTAYPEKAVTLVDLADDILPGPYDQELRAELRRQLDELGVRLVLGSPLRALPDAPAATAAPVTVATEAGEELTADIWFRAFGVTPATGFVTGSLAAARDDQGYLRVDDELRVAGHDTVYAIGDIADADRNMAATARLQAELVAANLTARITGAGEVSAYQKLPPLVAIPLGPDGGAGQLPGIDGVAGPEVIAQVKGRAMLMETYDDLFNVEPVG; this is encoded by the coding sequence GTGACCGAGACCCCCGGCTCGCGCCCCTCCGTCGTCATCGTCGGCGGCGGGTTCGGCGGCATCAACGCCGCGAAGGCGCTCGACGAGGTCGCCGACGTGACCCTGGTCGACCCGTCCGACACGTTCCTGCACAACCTGGCGTCCTGGCGCGCGCTGGTCGCGCCGGAGTGGCTGGACCGCATCTTCCTGCCGTACGACCGCCTGCTCGCACACGGCCGCTTCGTCCGCGACCGCGTCGTCGAGGCGGACGGGGAGGGCGTCACGCTCGCGTCGGGCGAGCGGCTGGCCGCCGACTACGTCGTCCTCGCGACCGGCTCGTCCTACCCGTTCCCGGCGAAGACCGACGAGACCGACGTCGCCGTGGCGCGGCAGCGGTTCCTGGCGGCGCACGACGCGCTGCGGGGGTCGGGCCACGCGCTGGTGATCGGCGCCGGCGCGGCCGGGCTGGAGCTGGCCGGCGAGATCAAGACCGCCTACCCCGAAAAGGCCGTCACGCTGGTCGACCTCGCCGACGACATCCTGCCCGGCCCCTACGACCAGGAACTGCGCGCGGAACTGCGCCGCCAGCTCGACGAGCTCGGCGTGCGGCTCGTGCTCGGCAGCCCGCTGCGGGCACTGCCGGACGCCCCGGCCGCGACGGCGGCGCCGGTCACCGTCGCGACCGAGGCCGGTGAGGAGCTCACCGCCGACATCTGGTTCCGCGCCTTCGGCGTGACCCCGGCGACCGGGTTCGTCACCGGCTCGCTGGCCGCCGCCCGCGACGACCAGGGCTACCTGCGGGTCGACGACGAGCTGCGGGTGGCCGGTCACGACACCGTGTACGCGATCGGCGACATCGCCGACGCCGACCGCAACATGGCGGCGACCGCGCGGCTGCAGGCGGAGCTGGTCGCGGCGAACCTGACGGCGCGGATCACCGGCGCCGGCGAGGTGAGCGCGTACCAGAAGCTGCCGCCGCTGGTCGCGATCCCGCTCGGCCCGGACGGCGGCGCCGGCCAGCTCCCCGGCATCGACGGCGTCGCGGGTCCGGAGGTGATCGCGCAGGTCAAGGGCCGGGCGATGCTGATGGAGACGTACGACGACCTGTTCAACGTCGAGCCGGTGGGCTGA
- a CDS encoding citrate synthase translates to MVEQRRLTTQQVAARLGVKPETVYAYVSRGLLGSRRGAGGRASTFDPDEVERLARRRRGRPDAGSAVEREHDAAGPVYSGVTLIEGDRYYYRGVDPVELARRTSFEPVAWWLWTGEERLDPQFVAPAAGLAAARAAGDALPPQAGLVDRLRVAAVAAAAVDPVRFDLRPGTVAATARGLIATFVDALPRRDGRSEDTGRDTTGSTGGAAAEGEFIAERLWPRLTDRPAGPYAVHILDRALVLLIDHGLAASTVTARAAASARAHPYAVVSAALGTAEGPLHGGASGLAHRMLIDVLERGAEPVVAEHLRAGRRIPGLGHRLYRTNDPRAQVLFERLAAMPEAAPALAAARAVTETAATHLPLPANVDLALATLTVAAGMPPEAGEAIFTVARTAGWIAHALEEYDERALRVRVTGRYEGPPPPQPLPSLF, encoded by the coding sequence ATGGTGGAGCAGCGTCGGCTGACGACTCAACAGGTCGCGGCCCGGCTCGGGGTCAAGCCCGAGACGGTGTACGCCTACGTGAGCCGCGGCCTGCTCGGCAGTCGGCGCGGCGCCGGGGGCCGGGCCAGCACGTTCGACCCCGACGAGGTGGAGCGGCTGGCGCGCCGGCGACGGGGTCGCCCGGACGCCGGTTCCGCCGTTGAGCGCGAGCACGATGCGGCCGGCCCGGTCTACAGCGGCGTGACCCTGATCGAGGGCGACCGCTACTACTACCGCGGCGTCGATCCGGTCGAGCTGGCGCGGCGGACGTCGTTCGAACCGGTGGCGTGGTGGTTGTGGACCGGCGAAGAACGGCTCGACCCGCAGTTCGTTGCTCCGGCGGCAGGACTCGCCGCGGCCCGCGCCGCTGGTGACGCGTTGCCGCCGCAGGCAGGGCTGGTCGACAGGCTCCGGGTGGCGGCGGTCGCCGCGGCGGCCGTCGATCCGGTCCGGTTCGACCTGCGCCCCGGCACCGTCGCGGCGACGGCCCGCGGACTCATCGCCACCTTCGTCGACGCGCTCCCCCGCCGCGACGGCCGGAGTGAGGATACCGGCCGCGACACGACAGGGAGCACTGGCGGGGCGGCAGCCGAGGGCGAGTTCATCGCCGAGCGGTTGTGGCCGCGGTTGACCGACCGCCCGGCCGGGCCGTACGCCGTGCACATCCTGGACCGGGCGCTGGTGCTGTTGATCGACCACGGACTCGCGGCGTCGACCGTGACGGCGCGGGCGGCGGCGTCGGCACGGGCGCATCCGTACGCCGTCGTCTCGGCGGCGCTCGGCACCGCGGAGGGGCCGCTGCACGGCGGAGCGAGCGGCCTGGCGCACCGGATGCTCATCGACGTGCTCGAGAGGGGCGCCGAGCCGGTCGTCGCCGAGCACCTGCGCGCGGGGCGGCGGATCCCGGGGCTGGGGCACCGGCTCTACCGGACCAACGATCCGCGGGCGCAGGTTCTGTTCGAACGGCTCGCGGCCATGCCCGAGGCCGCGCCCGCCCTGGCCGCCGCGCGCGCCGTCACCGAGACCGCCGCGACGCACCTGCCGCTGCCGGCGAACGTCGATCTGGCGCTGGCGACGCTGACGGTCGCGGCCGGCATGCCCCCGGAGGCGGGCGAGGCGATCTTCACGGTGGCGCGGACGGCGGGCTGGATCGCGCACGCTCTGGAGGAGTACGACGAGCGGGCGCTGCGGGTCCGCGTCACCGGCCGGTACGAGGGCCCACCGCCGCCGCAGCCGCTACCGTCGCTGTTCTGA